A single region of the Raphanus sativus cultivar WK10039 chromosome 1, ASM80110v3, whole genome shotgun sequence genome encodes:
- the LOC108839697 gene encoding photosystem II 22 kDa protein, chloroplastic: MAQTMLLTSGVSANTFLRNKNPLAQPKVHHLFLSGNSHVILPSRRPSLVPLAIFKPKTKAAPKKVEKVKPKVEDGIFGTSGGIGFTKQNELFVGRVAMIGFAASLLGEALTGKGILAQLNLETGIPIYEAEPLLLFFILFTLLGAIGALGDRGKFVDDPPTGLEKAVIPPGKGVRSALGLKEQGPLFGFTKANELFVGRLAQLGIAFSLIGEIITGKGALAQLNIETGIPIQDIEPLVLLNVAFFFFAAINPGNGKFITDDGEES; encoded by the exons ATGGCTCAAACCATGCTGCTTACTTCAGGCGTCTCTGCAAACACTTTTTTAAGGAACAAGAACCCTCTCGCTCAGCCCAAGGTTCACCATCTCTTCCTCTCGGGAAACTCTCATGTTATTCTACCATCTCGAAGACCATCATTAGTTCCTCTCGCCATCTTCAAACCCAAAACCAAAGCTGCTCCCAAAAAG gTTGAGAAGGTGAAGCCAAAGGTTGAAGACGGTATTTTCGGAACATCTGGTGGGATAGGTTTCACGAAGCAGAACGAGCTCTTTGTGGGTCGTGTTGCTATGATCGGTTTCGCT gCATCGTTGCTGGGTGAGGCGTTGACAGGGAAAGGTATATTAGCACAGTTGAATCTGGAGACAGGGATACCGATTTACGAAGCAGAGCCATTGCTTCTCTTCTTCATATTGTTCACTCTGTTGGGTGCTATCGGAGCTCTTGGGGACAGAGGAAAATTCGTCGACGATCCTCCCACCGGACTTGAGAAAGCCGTCATTCCTCCCGGCAAAGGCGTCCGATCTGCCCTCGGTCTTAAAGAACAAG GTCCATTGTTTGGGTTCACGAAGGCAAACGAGTTGTTCGTAGGAAGATTGGCACAGTTGGGAATAGCATTTTCATTGATAGGAGAGATTATAACCGGGAAAGGAGCATTGGCTCAACTCAACATTGAGACTGGTATTCCAATTCAAGATATCGAACCCCTCGTCCTCTTAAACgttgctttcttcttctttgcagcCATTAATCCTGGTAATGGAAAGTTCATTACTGATGATGGTGAAGAAAGCTAA